In Vicingus serpentipes, the DNA window GAATTATTGAAAGATAATCCTGAAAATGAAACCGTACTTTATGAAATAGCTTTTTGTTACAACTTAAAAAACGATACTGAAAGTAGCATAAAATTTTTTAACGAATTTCTTAATGATTATCCATATAGTTATACTGCTTGGTTTAACTTAGGAATAGCATATAACAAAGCTGAATTATATGAGAAATCTGTTGATGCTTATGATTTCGCCATTGCTATAAAAGAAGATTTTGCTGCTGCTTATTTCAATAAAGCAAACTCACTAGCTTTACTTGAAAAATACAATGAAGCAATTGTAATGTTTCAAGAAACATTTAAAATTGAAGAACCGGACTCTTCTACTTATTATTACATTGGAGAATGTTATGAAAAATTAGAAGATTACCCTAATGCAGAAAAAAACTACTTAAAAGCAATTAAAATTGATGACTACTGTGCTGATGCTTTAGCAGGTTTAGCAGTAGTTAACGAATACCAAAACAAAGATCAAACTGCACTTGAATTTATTAAAAAAGCTATAGATTTAGAAATTACAAACTCTGAATTTTGGTATATCTATGGTGATATTTTAGCTAAAACCGAAGCTACTGAAGATGCTGTTGTTGCTTATTATAAAGTAATGGAACTTGACGCTGATAATGAAGAAGTTTGGCTTGATTTATCAGAAGTAGTAAAGAAAAATGAAAGCATTGATAAAGCTATTTTATTTCTTTACGAAGGATTAGAAAAACAGCCTGAAAATTATGCTATATACACTCGATTAACTGCGTTATTATTAGAACTAGGCAAAACTAATGATGCTGTAGACCATTTAAATATAGCTTTATCAGCAAATAAAGAACTTGCTCAAGAACTTATTGAATACTACCCTAATGCAATTTTATTTCCTGCAATTGTAGAAACATTAGAAAATTATAAAAAATAAAATGAATTTCGAATTACCACACATCCCTCAAAGAGGTCAAAATCCTAGACAAGTTGGATTAACAATGATGATGGACAAAGGATTAAGCTGGAGACAAGCCGAAAATTTTGTTGATTGTTCTGCACATCTTACTGATGTTGTTAAACTAGGTTTTGGAACATCTTATGTTTCTAAAGATTTACAAAAGAAAATAGATATTTATAAAGCTGCTGGACAAAAAGTTTATGTTGGAGGAACTTTATTTGAAGCTTTTATAGCTCGTGGAATGTTTGATGATTATAGAAGACTAATGGATAAATTTAAATTAGATACTTGTGAAGTTTCTGATGGTTCTATTGTTATCTCTCATGAAAAAAAATGTGAATACATATCTAACTTAGCTAAAGACTTCACTGTTTTTTCTGAAGTTGGTTCAAAAGAGGCTGGTATTTTAATTAGTCCATCGAAATGGATAAAAATGATGCAAAATGAATTAGCTGCTGGATCATGGAAAGTAATTGCAGAAGCTAGAGAAAGTGGAAATGTTGGAATTTACAGACCAAATGGAACTGCTCATGTAGCATTAGTAAACAAAATCATATCAAACGTTAAGGTTGAAAACATCCTTTGGGAAGCTCCTCAAAAATCACAACAAGTATGGTTTATTAAACAATTTGGACCAAACGTTAACTTAGGAAATATTGCTCACAATGAAGTAATTCCTTTAGAATGTTTAAGGTTAGGATTACGAGGAGATACCTTTTTTGATAATTTACCAGAAGAATTGATTCAAGAATTTAAATAAATTTATGCTTTATTAAATTTTTAGGATGAAACAAATTACACCTCAAGAGCTTAAAGCTAAAATAGACAACAAAGAAGATTTTGAACTAATTGATGTTCGTGAAATTTATGAATATGAAGATTACAATATCAATGGAAAACATATTCCTCTTGGTGAAGTAATGAATAATTTAGACAAAATTGACACTTCAAAACCAGTAATTTTTTGCTGCAATTCAGGAAAAAAATCTAGAGCAATTACAATTGCTGTTACCAAAAAATTAAACTCAGATAATATCTATTCCTTAGTTGGAGGAGTTACAAATTATTATACTGAAATAGAGGCTTAACTTACTATGAAACGTTCCTTAAAGGATTATTTATTAATTAGTGCTAAAGGCATAGCAATGGGAGCTGCAGATGTTGTTCCTGGAGTATCTGGTGGAACAATAGCTTTTATTACAGGTATTTATGAAGAATTACTTTCCACCATTAGTTCTGTTAATATAGAAAGCCTAAAGGTTTTAAAAAATGATGGTATTAAAGGTTTTTGGAATCACATAAATGGAAGTTTTTTAGTCGCTTTACTTTTAGGTATTGGAATTAGTATAGCTTCATTAGCAAAATTAATTACATACCTCCTTAAACATCACGACATACTACTATGGTCATTCTTCTTTGGACTAATATTAAGTAGTATATATTTAGTAGGAAAAACGATAAAAAAATGGGATACAATAAAATTTTTAGCACTACTTATTGGTAGTGCTATTGCATATTATATAACAATTTTACCTCCTATGGAAAATCCTGATGCACTCTGGTTTGTTTTCTTATCTGGAGCAATTGCTATATGCGCAATGATATTGCCAGGTATTTCAGGTAGTTTTATCTTATTACTACTTGGATCTTACGAACTAGTTTTGTCTGCGATTAAAGATTTAAAAATTTCTACGATAGCAGTATTTGGAATTGGTTGTGTTGTTGGTTTACTTTCGTTTTCTAAACTTCTTAGTTGGATGTTTAAGAAATACCACGATTTAACAATTGCTTTATTAACTGGTTTCTTGGTTGGTTCTTTAAATAAGATTTGGCCATGGAAACTAACAACAAGTTTTCGAATAAACTCTCATGGTGAAGAGGTTCCTTTTTTACAAGAAAACATTTTACCTTTTAATTACGATGGAAATCCGCAACTATTAATGGCAATCTTAATGGCTTGTGTAGGTTTAGCAATTATAATTTTAATGGAAAAGGTAGCTTCAAAAAATAACTAATTCGGAAAAATAATTCCTTTATAATTATTTACTGCAACTGGTCTTAAACTTGAATTAAAATTTTCATTAATAACTCGTATAAACTCATTTGCAATAATTGCATTTCCTCTGGTATTGGGATGCAACCCATCTAAAGAATAAGCACCACCTTCAATAAATTTAGTAGTATAGTTAACCCCATCAATACTCATCCCTGAAGTTAATTTACTCATAAAATTATACATATCAACTATAGGAAATCCATGAGCATTTGAGGATAGTACTATTTCATTATTCAACATGTTAATATGGCTTTTAGTAATAATCACTTCATCTTTATCTAAAACTTGTTGATGTGGCAAAGGGTTTGAAGGTGTTAAACCAGTACCTTCTTTCACTAAGGATAAAGCAGATAATAAAATTAAGTCCTCTGGCAAGGCCTTTCTAATTATCGTAGTATCAGCACCTTCTTTAATCCAAATATCTTTATCCAAAGCCTCTAAAGTTATGGTAGTAAATAATGGACTTTCAGTAAAATCAAAAATAGTGGCACAAACTCCTTTTGCTCCCATATTCTGAAAAACATCTAATAATGTATCATATTTTTCTCTAAACTCAGCAACATCAGTTAAAGCTGCAGCTCCACTTTTATCATCTCCCCCACTTTTTGCCCATCCCATAACATCATTAATTCCTAACCAATTTGTAAAAAATGTAGCGTTACTATTTTTAACATGCTCAATATATTCAATACGATTACTAATTGTACCAAAGTCTAAAAATCTTCCATAAGAACTAATAGGTTCTCCTGAAACACCATTCCAAGCCAATGGAGCAGGAGCACTGGAACCTAAATAAATATGATACTCCAATGCTTCTGTTGTGTTTCTAGAAATTATATTTCTAACGTTTAAACCTCCTACACCAAGATTATTATATTTAACAGTTTTATCTCCCCATGTTAAATAGGAAGGGTCATAATCTATTGCTTGAGGATCATTATTTGATATATTATGATCATAGTTTTTAATCACAGTAATTTCTCCATTTCTATATTCTAAATGCATATAACCAGATCCTGTACCCGAAACCAATGGTTGAATAAAACTTGTTCCCATTTGAGTTGCTACTATAGATGGGTAAGAATTTTGTTGTTGACCAAATTCATTATGCAATCCTCCATCTTGAAACCCTTGTGTAAATGAATTTCCCAAAGCGATAAAATTTGTAAAATCAGCCGTACCAGATGAAGTTTCAAAATCATTAAATTCGGTTTTCATGCAAGAAGTAACTGTTAATATAACAACTGACAGAATAAGGTAAATTGGCTTTTTCATTTTTAGAAATATTTATAAAAAAAGAGGTAGAATTGAGAAAAACTCAGTAACCACCTCTTTTTATTTTATCATTTAAAAATCATTTTTAAGGAAATATTATTCCTCTATAATTTTGAACTGGTACAGGTTTTAAATTAGAGCCGTAATATGAATTTATTGTTTCAATAAATTTATTTGCAATAATTGCATACCCTCTAGTATTAGGGTGAACTCCATCAAGAGAAAATGCTCCACCTTCAATATATTTTGCACCATATTCAACTCCATCAAATGTCATTCCTGCTTGTAATTCAAACATATAAGAATACATATCAGCTAATGCTACACCATGATTTGAAGCAGAAGTTCTTATTTCATTATTTAACATATTAGTATGACTTTGAACTTCAGCAACCTCAGCTTCTGTTAAAACCAATGAATCAGCAAATGCAACTCCTACACCATAAATTGAAGCTGGATTACTAGGGTCTAATTGTCTTCCAATATCAGAAGATGCAGGTAAAATAATTAAATCTGCTGCAGTTGCTTGTCTAATGTTTGGTAATCCTGGTAAAGTTGTTAGAGATTCATCTTCGATAACTATTGCATTTGAACTAGAAGCGGTAAAATTAATTTTACGACGACTCACTTCAGCTGCAGAAATAGCTCCTCCTGCTTGATAACTATCTAAACCTCCATTATATGAAGTATAAGCACTATTTGTTTGAGATGCAGTAGCTGCATCCATAGGAATAGGATTATGAGGTACTGTAGTAAAGTAAGGAATAGAAGTTACATCTGGTAAAGTTGCACAAACTCCTTTAGCTCCCATTGCTTGAAATGCATCTAAAATAGAATCATATTTAACTCTAAAAACACTCACTGGAGTTAGTTCTGATAAGTTTAAAGTTCCTAAGCCAGGAATAGTTGTTGTTCCATTATCACCACCAGCAGTAGCCCAACCCAACACATCATTATTTCCTAGCCAACAAGTAAAAAAAGTTGCTGAACTTTGTTTTACATATTCTAAATAAGAAACAGGAGGTGTAGAAAGAGGAACTCCAAACTCTAAAAAGTTTCCAAATGGATTACCACTTGTAACTACCTGATTAATTGTTGGTGAAAATGGATCTCCAGCTGTTGGTACACAATCTGTTAATTTTACACCAGCTATACCAAGATTATTGTATTTAGCATTTTTATCCCAATTATTCCAACCTGAAACTCCTGCGACAGTTGTAATATTTGGAGCTAGACTTAATAATTTTCTGTATCCAGAACCATCTGCACTTTTAACTGTTGGTTGAACAAAACTTGTTCCCATTTGTTTTGCAATAATAGCAGGAAATGAATTATCTTGTTGGTTATACTCGTTATGCAAACCTCCATCTTGATAACCCTGAGTAAGTGAATTACCTACAGCAATATAAGTTGTAAAATTAGCAGCACCTCCATTGGTTGCATCAAACTCTTCATATTCAGTTTTAGTACAAGAAAATAGTCCTAATGCTACTATACCTAAACCTATATATTTTAATGATTTCATAATTTATAATATTTTAAGTTAAGTAATTAATTAGCGTCTTCAATTTTAGGCGCTTTGGGAGCTCCAAATTTTAAATTAACACCTAAACTAAAAACATTCACTTTTCTTCTATATTTTGCAGTAAATC includes these proteins:
- a CDS encoding tetratricopeptide repeat protein encodes the protein MEEDFDPYFDDNDDVELSSRFERMLEKNDHYFFDVEEFENLIDYYLDQNDTKKAKQVIDFSLTQHPSSSALKLKQAQFYTETHQPNKALEILNAAENLEPYNSEIYLTKANIFSQIRQHNKAIENYFKAVKLIDDKNEKANIYINIAFEYENLNQFNKAINILKELLKDNPENETVLYEIAFCYNLKNDTESSIKFFNEFLNDYPYSYTAWFNLGIAYNKAELYEKSVDAYDFAIAIKEDFAAAYFNKANSLALLEKYNEAIVMFQETFKIEEPDSSTYYYIGECYEKLEDYPNAEKNYLKAIKIDDYCADALAGLAVVNEYQNKDQTALEFIKKAIDLEITNSEFWYIYGDILAKTEATEDAVVAYYKVMELDADNEEVWLDLSEVVKKNESIDKAILFLYEGLEKQPENYAIYTRLTALLLELGKTNDAVDHLNIALSANKELAQELIEYYPNAILFPAIVETLENYKK
- a CDS encoding phosphosulfolactate synthase produces the protein MNFELPHIPQRGQNPRQVGLTMMMDKGLSWRQAENFVDCSAHLTDVVKLGFGTSYVSKDLQKKIDIYKAAGQKVYVGGTLFEAFIARGMFDDYRRLMDKFKLDTCEVSDGSIVISHEKKCEYISNLAKDFTVFSEVGSKEAGILISPSKWIKMMQNELAAGSWKVIAEARESGNVGIYRPNGTAHVALVNKIISNVKVENILWEAPQKSQQVWFIKQFGPNVNLGNIAHNEVIPLECLRLGLRGDTFFDNLPEELIQEFK
- a CDS encoding rhodanese-like domain-containing protein, yielding MKQITPQELKAKIDNKEDFELIDVREIYEYEDYNINGKHIPLGEVMNNLDKIDTSKPVIFCCNSGKKSRAITIAVTKKLNSDNIYSLVGGVTNYYTEIEA
- a CDS encoding DUF368 domain-containing protein; translated protein: MKRSLKDYLLISAKGIAMGAADVVPGVSGGTIAFITGIYEELLSTISSVNIESLKVLKNDGIKGFWNHINGSFLVALLLGIGISIASLAKLITYLLKHHDILLWSFFFGLILSSIYLVGKTIKKWDTIKFLALLIGSAIAYYITILPPMENPDALWFVFLSGAIAICAMILPGISGSFILLLLGSYELVLSAIKDLKISTIAVFGIGCVVGLLSFSKLLSWMFKKYHDLTIALLTGFLVGSLNKIWPWKLTTSFRINSHGEEVPFLQENILPFNYDGNPQLLMAILMACVGLAIIILMEKVASKNN
- a CDS encoding SGNH/GDSL hydrolase family protein, whose product is MKKPIYLILSVVILTVTSCMKTEFNDFETSSGTADFTNFIALGNSFTQGFQDGGLHNEFGQQQNSYPSIVATQMGTSFIQPLVSGTGSGYMHLEYRNGEITVIKNYDHNISNNDPQAIDYDPSYLTWGDKTVKYNNLGVGGLNVRNIISRNTTEALEYHIYLGSSAPAPLAWNGVSGEPISSYGRFLDFGTISNRIEYIEHVKNSNATFFTNWLGINDVMGWAKSGGDDKSGAAALTDVAEFREKYDTLLDVFQNMGAKGVCATIFDFTESPLFTTITLEALDKDIWIKEGADTTIIRKALPEDLILLSALSLVKEGTGLTPSNPLPHQQVLDKDEVIITKSHINMLNNEIVLSSNAHGFPIVDMYNFMSKLTSGMSIDGVNYTTKFIEGGAYSLDGLHPNTRGNAIIANEFIRVINENFNSSLRPVAVNNYKGIIFPN
- a CDS encoding SGNH/GDSL hydrolase family protein; this encodes MKSLKYIGLGIVALGLFSCTKTEYEEFDATNGGAANFTTYIAVGNSLTQGYQDGGLHNEYNQQDNSFPAIIAKQMGTSFVQPTVKSADGSGYRKLLSLAPNITTVAGVSGWNNWDKNAKYNNLGIAGVKLTDCVPTAGDPFSPTINQVVTSGNPFGNFLEFGVPLSTPPVSYLEYVKQSSATFFTCWLGNNDVLGWATAGGDNGTTTIPGLGTLNLSELTPVSVFRVKYDSILDAFQAMGAKGVCATLPDVTSIPYFTTVPHNPIPMDAATASQTNSAYTSYNGGLDSYQAGGAISAAEVSRRKINFTASSSNAIVIEDESLTTLPGLPNIRQATAADLIILPASSDIGRQLDPSNPASIYGVGVAFADSLVLTEAEVAEVQSHTNMLNNEIRTSASNHGVALADMYSYMFELQAGMTFDGVEYGAKYIEGGAFSLDGVHPNTRGYAIIANKFIETINSYYGSNLKPVPVQNYRGIIFP